A single genomic interval of Microbacterium sp. LWO14-1.2 harbors:
- a CDS encoding helix-turn-helix transcriptional regulator, with protein MTADTGTERTCAVSAFADALRAAIAHRRVSLRALQRRLGDRGHDISVATLSMWQSGARRPEKDTSLDVVAELERLLDLDDGELAASLGPSRRVRPTRYRSYAALSELPAHPLTEEPQPELLERSGAILLHLDRAGRIARTVNRTVWQAAVDGARDATVFYGLRDEVAPEIRGSIGCDLVDTVVDLDLQLLRTTLRLHAPLRQGEIVMTERESTNAPGSAPDETFTLVAPRRQAEVALHAVFDPAAPPRRCRVIVDSEESSRSHTVPINGTCVTHAEYGFGPGTMTMVWEL; from the coding sequence ATGACAGCGGACACAGGCACCGAGAGGACGTGCGCGGTCAGCGCCTTCGCCGATGCGCTGCGCGCCGCGATCGCCCACCGCCGTGTCTCCCTGCGCGCACTGCAGCGCCGCCTGGGCGACCGCGGTCACGACATCAGCGTCGCCACGCTCTCGATGTGGCAGTCGGGTGCCCGCCGCCCCGAGAAGGACACCTCCCTCGACGTCGTCGCCGAGCTCGAACGGCTACTCGACCTCGACGACGGCGAGCTCGCCGCCTCGCTCGGGCCCTCACGGCGGGTGCGCCCCACCCGGTACCGCTCGTACGCCGCACTGTCGGAGCTGCCAGCGCATCCGCTCACCGAGGAGCCGCAGCCGGAACTCCTCGAGCGCTCGGGCGCCATCCTGCTGCACCTCGACCGCGCGGGCAGGATCGCCCGCACCGTGAACCGCACCGTCTGGCAGGCGGCGGTCGACGGGGCCCGCGACGCCACCGTGTTCTACGGTCTGCGCGACGAGGTCGCACCCGAGATCCGCGGCAGCATCGGGTGCGACCTCGTCGACACCGTCGTCGACCTCGACCTACAGCTGCTGCGCACGACGCTGCGGCTGCACGCCCCGCTCCGCCAGGGCGAGATCGTGATGACGGAACGCGAGTCGACGAACGCGCCGGGGAGCGCCCCCGACGAGACGTTCACGCTCGTCGCCCCGCGTCGCCAGGCGGAGGTCGCGCTGCACGCCGTCTTCGACCCCGCCGCTCCTCCGCGCCGCTGCCGCGTGATCGTCGACTCCGAGGAGTCGTCGCGATCGCACACCGTGCCGATCAACGGCACGTGCGTGACCCACGCCGAGTACGGGTTCGGTCCCGGCACGATGACGATGGTCTGGGAGCTCTAA
- a CDS encoding MarR family transcriptional regulator produces MSERQLDDAEMATWLPTIRFVQLLPQVLDRTLKAETGLKHAYYAILVSLAREDAAAITMTDLAGIAGLSRSRLSHALDVLEERGWVTRTTCGRDKRTLTAALTPEGRELLRGAAPVHVAQIRELVLDPLTEEEREQLGRIATKLLPGVSEALASPPQTRAANVYR; encoded by the coding sequence ATGAGCGAGCGGCAGCTGGACGACGCCGAGATGGCGACATGGCTGCCGACGATCCGCTTCGTGCAGCTGCTCCCCCAGGTCCTCGACCGCACCCTCAAGGCCGAGACGGGGCTCAAGCACGCGTACTACGCGATCCTCGTCTCGCTCGCGAGGGAGGATGCCGCGGCCATCACGATGACGGACCTCGCCGGTATCGCGGGCCTCAGCAGGTCGCGGCTGAGTCACGCCCTCGACGTGCTGGAGGAGCGCGGCTGGGTCACCCGCACGACGTGCGGCCGGGACAAGCGCACGCTCACCGCTGCCCTCACCCCCGAGGGGCGCGAGCTGCTGCGCGGGGCGGCCCCGGTGCACGTCGCGCAGATCAGGGAGCTCGTGCTCGATCCGCTCACCGAGGAGGAGCGCGAGCAGCTCGGTCGGATCGCGACGAAGCTGCTGCCGGGGGTCTCGGAGGCGCTCGCTTCTCCCCCGCAGACCAGGGCGGCAAACGTATACCGGTAA
- the ribA gene encoding GTP cyclohydrolase II gives MIETSTVVPLATERTRVRVPMRFGDGYSTTADVVTFDGLADGREHLLLGLGDWRGALERSADGGDAPLVRPHSECLTGDVFGSERCDCGPQLREAVERIADEGGFLLYLRQEGRGIGLYAKLDAYALQDSGLDTYEANVALGRGEDERDYTVAAQMLQAVGVDRIRLLSNNPDKAAQLAGLGIEVVEQVRTGVHETTANHRYLEAKRDHTSHTIDLSAA, from the coding sequence ATGATTGAAACTTCAACCGTCGTCCCGCTCGCGACCGAGCGGACGCGCGTACGGGTGCCGATGCGCTTCGGCGACGGATACTCCACGACGGCGGACGTGGTCACCTTCGACGGCCTCGCCGACGGGCGCGAGCACCTGCTGCTCGGGCTCGGCGACTGGCGAGGCGCTCTCGAGCGTTCGGCGGACGGCGGCGACGCGCCGCTCGTGCGTCCGCACAGCGAGTGCCTCACCGGCGACGTGTTCGGCTCGGAGCGGTGCGACTGCGGACCGCAGCTGCGCGAGGCCGTGGAGCGCATCGCCGACGAGGGCGGCTTCCTCCTCTATCTGCGCCAGGAGGGACGCGGCATCGGCCTCTACGCGAAGCTCGACGCCTATGCGCTGCAGGACTCCGGCCTCGACACCTACGAGGCCAACGTCGCGCTCGGCCGCGGCGAGGACGAGCGCGACTACACCGTCGCCGCGCAGATGCTGCAGGCGGTGGGCGTCGACCGCATCCGCCTCCTGAGCAACAACCCCGACAAGGCCGCGCAGCTCGCCGGGCTCGGCATCGAGGTCGTCGAGCAGGTGCGCACGGGCGTGCACGAGACGACGGCGAACCACCGCTACCTCGAGGCCAAGCGCGACCACACCTCGCACACCATCGACCTGTCGGCGGCATGA
- a CDS encoding DMT family transporter, with translation MPSRLRWMRLRPQETALIAITAVWGSTFLLVHWAMQHSGPWFFVGLRFLVAGAISVVIFRGALRGIRWRDIGAGVAIGVMIHLGYGLQTVGLQTIDSSTSAFITAMYVPLVPLAQWAVFRRRPPVMAFVGAGLAFVGLVLIAGPDAFALSLGSGEIITMISTLPIAAEIILISLFAGRIDLGRITVVQLLTAGLLGLLTMPIVGESLPAFSWVWVGCAVGLGAASCLIQLTMNWAQKSVSPTRATIIYAGEPVWAAVIGRIAGERLPVTALLGGALVVFGILASELKLVRRRRPAATREAATTSRE, from the coding sequence ATGCCCTCTCGACTCCGCTGGATGCGGCTCCGCCCACAGGAGACCGCCCTCATCGCGATCACCGCCGTGTGGGGCAGCACCTTCCTGCTCGTGCACTGGGCGATGCAGCACTCCGGGCCGTGGTTCTTCGTCGGTCTCCGCTTCCTCGTCGCCGGCGCGATCAGCGTCGTCATCTTCCGGGGCGCGCTGCGCGGCATCCGCTGGCGTGACATCGGCGCCGGAGTCGCGATCGGCGTGATGATCCACCTGGGGTACGGCCTGCAGACCGTGGGCCTGCAGACGATCGACTCCAGCACCTCCGCCTTCATCACGGCGATGTACGTGCCGCTGGTGCCGCTCGCGCAGTGGGCGGTCTTCCGGCGTCGGCCTCCGGTCATGGCCTTCGTCGGCGCAGGACTCGCGTTCGTGGGACTCGTGCTCATCGCGGGACCCGACGCCTTCGCGTTGAGCCTCGGCTCCGGCGAGATCATCACGATGATCAGCACCCTGCCGATCGCCGCCGAGATCATCCTCATCTCGCTGTTCGCCGGGCGCATCGACCTCGGGCGGATCACGGTGGTCCAGCTCCTCACGGCCGGCCTCCTCGGACTCCTCACGATGCCGATCGTCGGCGAGTCGCTGCCCGCGTTCTCGTGGGTCTGGGTCGGCTGCGCGGTCGGACTGGGCGCAGCGAGCTGCCTCATCCAGCTCACGATGAACTGGGCGCAGAAGTCGGTCTCCCCCACGCGCGCCACCATCATCTACGCGGGCGAGCCGGTCTGGGCCGCGGTCATCGGACGCATCGCCGGCGAGCGCCTGCCCGTCACGGCTCTGCTCGGCGGGGCGCTGGTCGTGTTCGGCATCCTCGCCAGCGAGCTGAAGCTGGTGCGTCGCCGGCGTCCGGCGGCGACGCGAGAAGCTGCGACGACGTCGCGGGAATAG
- a CDS encoding sulfurtransferase encodes MSNFVSVAELNELQASGAPVRVIDVRWRLDRPDGRADYLSGHIPGAVYVPLDAELSSHGEPADGRHPLPTTEQLQDAARRWGVHDGDVVVAYDDAKGVAAARAWWLLRQAGVDVRVLEGGIRGWRDAGHDVTTDDVTPEAGDVTLAAIGVSAITIDEAAALPASGVLLDVRAGERYRGEVEPLDPQAGHIPGAVNLPTVLHFDSAGRILDHDTVRATFAAVGVTPGTAVAAYCGSGITAAHTALVLDEVGIEAKVFPGSWSQWSNTPGRPVAVGDQPG; translated from the coding sequence ATGAGCAACTTCGTGAGCGTCGCCGAACTGAACGAGCTGCAGGCCTCGGGGGCGCCGGTGCGCGTGATCGACGTGCGCTGGCGGCTCGATCGGCCGGACGGCCGCGCCGACTACCTGTCCGGGCACATCCCCGGAGCCGTGTACGTGCCCCTCGACGCAGAGCTCTCGTCGCACGGCGAACCGGCCGACGGACGGCATCCGCTCCCGACGACCGAGCAGCTGCAGGATGCCGCGCGCCGCTGGGGTGTACACGACGGAGACGTCGTGGTCGCGTACGACGACGCGAAGGGAGTCGCCGCCGCGCGCGCCTGGTGGCTGCTGCGTCAGGCGGGTGTCGACGTGCGCGTGCTCGAAGGCGGGATCCGCGGCTGGCGCGACGCCGGGCACGACGTGACCACCGACGATGTGACGCCGGAGGCGGGCGACGTCACGCTCGCGGCGATCGGGGTCTCGGCGATCACGATCGACGAGGCGGCCGCGCTGCCGGCATCCGGGGTCCTGCTCGATGTGCGCGCGGGCGAGCGCTACCGCGGGGAGGTCGAGCCGCTCGACCCGCAGGCCGGCCACATCCCCGGCGCGGTCAACCTGCCGACCGTGCTGCACTTCGACTCCGCCGGACGCATCCTCGACCACGACACCGTGCGGGCGACCTTCGCCGCCGTGGGAGTGACCCCCGGCACGGCCGTCGCCGCCTACTGCGGATCGGGCATCACGGCCGCGCACACCGCGCTCGTGCTCGATGAGGTCGGCATCGAGGCGAAGGTGTTCCCCGGTTCGTGGAGCCAGTGGTCGAACACACCGGGGCGTCCGGTCGCGGTGGGCGACCAGCCCGGCTGA
- a CDS encoding helix-turn-helix transcriptional regulator, producing the protein MSFERSIRRTSDEFSSALRDAINARGLSLARLHEMLRARGNGVSMATLSYWRSGRRRPEGVQSLAAITEIERLLHLAPGELTVRLGTTNRTGPIGPNQFPMNEQELERAVRDAFTALGAAYPDTARELTTHSVTDVDAAGNVAHCETRSIVQSTVGTITSIPFLELTPGERTPAPIITAIAGGRIAARYSHPNGEVHGVLFELDAPLAAPDTTIVEWAVDYPPDYPPQRETGHAVAMKCRELLVWTRFHPDAIPDHVTERVDNPQGTTTTTTEIGGRTAVAQIRRGFGPGALGLSWAYDDGR; encoded by the coding sequence ATGAGTTTCGAGAGAAGCATCCGGCGTACGTCGGACGAGTTCTCCAGCGCTCTGCGCGATGCCATCAACGCTCGCGGTCTGTCTCTGGCCCGTCTCCACGAGATGCTGCGCGCACGCGGCAACGGCGTGTCGATGGCGACGCTCAGCTACTGGCGTTCCGGTCGGCGCCGACCGGAGGGCGTGCAGTCTCTCGCCGCGATCACCGAGATCGAGCGGCTCCTGCACCTCGCCCCCGGCGAGCTGACCGTGCGGCTCGGAACGACCAACCGTACCGGTCCCATCGGTCCCAATCAGTTCCCCATGAACGAGCAGGAGCTCGAGCGCGCGGTCCGCGACGCGTTCACGGCTCTCGGCGCCGCGTACCCCGACACCGCGCGAGAGCTCACCACCCATTCCGTCACCGACGTCGACGCGGCGGGCAACGTGGCGCACTGCGAGACCCGCAGCATCGTGCAGTCGACGGTCGGCACCATCACGTCGATCCCGTTCCTCGAGCTCACCCCTGGCGAGCGGACGCCGGCGCCGATCATCACCGCCATCGCGGGTGGACGGATCGCTGCGCGGTACTCGCACCCGAACGGCGAGGTGCACGGCGTGCTCTTCGAGCTCGATGCGCCGCTCGCCGCCCCCGACACGACGATCGTCGAGTGGGCGGTCGACTACCCGCCCGACTACCCTCCGCAGCGCGAGACCGGCCACGCCGTGGCGATGAAGTGCCGCGAGCTGCTGGTGTGGACGCGCTTCCACCCGGACGCGATCCCCGACCACGTGACCGAGCGCGTCGACAACCCGCAGGGCACCACCACGACCACGACGGAGATCGGCGGGCGCACCGCGGTGGCGCAGATCAGACGCGGCTTCGGCCCCGGTGCCCTCGGCCTCAGCTGGGCGTACGACGACGGACGCTAG
- a CDS encoding acyl-CoA synthetase translates to MSAPARAFTPRHVQLLRALFAAAAAVMITFSPDHSAAVGLSVFSGLVLTSSLVMLLAVWLVFPVGQRWSWVVLALLGFAAGMTAGVPAWRTEDLFFVVVIAWALTTGVVELIVGLRARRAGETTARDSITVGAFGILLAVLLLTIPAGFVQPYAIQGAGEFELTGIILGVGMFGGYAAVVAVFLGIAGLTPKRVEPAAAASAPAPVEHGGDR, encoded by the coding sequence ATGTCTGCCCCTGCTCGCGCGTTCACCCCGCGCCACGTCCAACTGCTGCGCGCGCTCTTCGCCGCGGCGGCGGCCGTGATGATCACCTTCTCTCCCGACCACTCGGCGGCCGTCGGCCTCTCGGTCTTCAGCGGGCTCGTGCTCACATCCTCGCTCGTCATGCTGCTCGCGGTGTGGCTCGTGTTCCCGGTCGGACAGCGCTGGTCGTGGGTCGTGCTCGCCCTGCTCGGATTCGCCGCCGGAATGACCGCCGGAGTGCCGGCCTGGCGCACCGAGGACCTCTTCTTCGTCGTCGTGATCGCCTGGGCGCTGACGACCGGCGTCGTCGAACTCATCGTCGGCCTGCGCGCACGCCGCGCCGGTGAGACGACCGCGCGCGACTCGATCACGGTCGGCGCCTTCGGCATCCTCCTCGCCGTGCTGCTGCTGACCATCCCCGCCGGCTTCGTGCAGCCGTACGCCATCCAGGGCGCCGGCGAGTTCGAACTGACCGGCATCATCCTCGGCGTGGGCATGTTCGGCGGCTACGCGGCGGTCGTGGCCGTGTTCCTCGGCATCGCCGGGCTCACGCCGAAGCGCGTGGAGCCCGCCGCCGCGGCATCCGCCCCAGCCCCGGTCGAGCACGGAGGTGACCGATGA
- a CDS encoding MFS transporter, translating to MTASIDRASVGLRSERGPVLGALMLSTGLIAIDATILATAVPSIVRDLGSYEQFPWLFSVYLLAQAVSVPIYSRFADTVGRKPIILLGIGLFLLGSLLSGFAGSMTALIVFRIVQGLGAGAVAPMSMTIVGDIYTVAERAKVQGYIASVWAISSVVGPALGGIFAQLDAWRWIFWINIPLCLIAAWMLLRRYHEQKQTQQHRIDYAGAALLTVGLTGLILGMLEGGNAWDWISWPSAVCFGLGAAALVVFAFVERRAAEPIVDLRLAARPLILTTTVVSLGIGALMTGVTSFAPAYLEGSIGIAPLLSGLAVAALTLGWPLAAANAGRLYLRIGFRRTALTGLGITTVAAVALAVVSPWPNPFAIAGVAFVLGFGLGWSAAPTLIAAQASVGWGERGAVTGMNAFARSAGSALGVAVFGAISNAVIARGAGPGDPATIVNASFWVFIAAAIVAVLTLAAAFFMPRDPAGAQSG from the coding sequence GTGACAGCATCCATCGACCGCGCCTCCGTCGGACTCCGTTCGGAACGCGGGCCGGTGCTCGGCGCCCTCATGCTGTCGACCGGCCTCATCGCGATCGACGCGACCATCCTCGCCACCGCGGTGCCCAGCATCGTGCGCGACCTGGGCAGCTACGAGCAGTTCCCCTGGCTGTTCTCCGTCTACCTGCTCGCACAGGCGGTGAGCGTGCCGATCTACTCGCGCTTCGCCGACACCGTCGGACGCAAGCCGATCATCCTGCTCGGGATCGGGCTCTTCCTGCTCGGCTCGCTGCTGTCGGGCTTCGCGGGGAGCATGACCGCGCTCATCGTGTTCCGCATCGTGCAGGGGCTCGGCGCCGGTGCGGTCGCGCCCATGTCGATGACCATCGTCGGTGACATCTACACGGTCGCCGAACGCGCGAAGGTGCAGGGCTACATCGCCTCGGTGTGGGCGATCTCGTCCGTCGTCGGCCCCGCACTCGGCGGCATCTTCGCGCAGCTCGATGCCTGGCGCTGGATCTTCTGGATCAACATCCCGCTCTGCCTGATCGCGGCCTGGATGCTGCTGAGGCGGTATCACGAGCAGAAGCAGACGCAGCAGCATCGCATCGACTACGCGGGCGCCGCGCTGCTCACGGTCGGTCTCACCGGACTCATCCTCGGGATGCTGGAGGGCGGCAACGCCTGGGACTGGATCTCGTGGCCGAGCGCCGTGTGCTTCGGGCTCGGTGCTGCAGCGCTCGTGGTGTTCGCCTTCGTCGAGCGCCGCGCCGCCGAGCCGATCGTCGACCTGCGGCTGGCCGCCCGGCCGCTCATCCTCACCACCACGGTCGTGTCGCTCGGCATCGGGGCCCTCATGACCGGCGTCACGAGCTTCGCCCCCGCCTACCTCGAAGGGTCGATCGGCATCGCGCCGCTGCTGTCGGGCCTCGCGGTGGCGGCCCTCACCCTCGGCTGGCCGCTCGCCGCCGCGAACGCCGGACGCCTGTACCTGCGCATCGGCTTCCGGCGCACCGCCCTCACCGGGCTCGGGATCACCACGGTCGCCGCCGTCGCACTCGCCGTCGTCTCGCCCTGGCCGAACCCGTTCGCCATCGCCGGGGTGGCGTTCGTGCTCGGCTTCGGGCTCGGCTGGAGCGCCGCGCCCACCCTCATCGCCGCGCAGGCCTCGGTCGGGTGGGGCGAGCGCGGGGCGGTCACCGGCATGAACGCGTTCGCGCGATCAGCCGGCAGCGCGCTCGGCGTCGCGGTGTTCGGAGCCATCTCCAACGCGGTGATCGCGCGGGGAGCCGGGCCCGGCGACCCGGCGACGATCGTGAACGCCTCGTTCTGGGTGTTCATCGCTGCGGCGATCGTGGCGGTGCTGACTCTCGCCGCGGCGTTCTTCATGCCGCGCGACCCGGCCGGAGCGCAGTCGGGCTGA
- a CDS encoding DivIVA domain-containing protein: MTGSGGLTAAEVAGARIPVRRLGSRYDIDDVDHFLDECRSTLEAWERARATATGLSAGDVVTTSFGSPRGFTPGYDADAVDDLLDRIVVRLRELAG, from the coding sequence ATGACCGGGAGCGGCGGGCTCACGGCGGCGGAGGTCGCGGGCGCCCGCATTCCGGTGCGACGCCTCGGATCCCGCTACGACATCGACGACGTCGACCACTTCCTCGACGAGTGCCGCTCGACGCTGGAGGCGTGGGAGCGGGCGCGCGCGACCGCGACGGGTCTGAGTGCGGGCGACGTCGTGACGACGTCCTTCGGGTCTCCGCGCGGCTTCACGCCCGGCTACGACGCGGATGCGGTCGACGACCTGCTCGACCGCATCGTGGTGCGGCTGCGCGAGCTCGCCGGCTGA
- the purB gene encoding adenylosuccinate lyase codes for MTFTPSLPPQPLSPLDGRYRGAVTGLADFLSEAGLNRARVEVEVEWLIALTDRSLFETSPLSDADKERLRALYRDFGQAEIDWLAEKEAVTQHDVKAIEYLVRDRLSTLGLDRIAELTHFACTSEDINSASYALTVKRAVEEVWLPALDTVIAKLRELASEHADAAMLSRTHGQPATPSTMGKELAVFAWRLERVRAQIAASDYLAKFSGATGTWSAHLAADPDADWPTIAREYIEGLGLGFNLLTTQIESHDWQVELYDRVRHAGGILHNLATDIWTYISLGYFAQIPVAGATGSSTMPHKINPIRFENAEANLEISGALLASLGQTLVTSRLQRDLTDSTTQRNIGVAFGHSLLALDNLRRGLNAISLSRDVLLADLDVNWEVLAEAIQTVIRAEVVAGRSTIQDPYALLKELTRGHRVGAEDLAAFVETLEIGDAAKQRLLALTPATYTGIAEQLAR; via the coding sequence CTGACTTTCACGCCCTCGCTCCCCCCGCAGCCCCTCAGCCCTCTCGACGGCCGCTACCGCGGCGCCGTCACCGGGCTCGCCGACTTCCTCTCCGAGGCCGGACTCAACCGCGCGCGGGTCGAGGTCGAGGTCGAGTGGCTGATCGCCCTCACCGACCGGTCGCTGTTCGAGACGAGCCCGCTGTCGGATGCCGACAAGGAGCGCCTCCGCGCCCTCTACCGCGACTTCGGTCAGGCCGAGATCGACTGGCTCGCCGAGAAGGAGGCCGTCACCCAGCACGACGTGAAGGCCATCGAGTACCTCGTACGCGATCGCCTGAGCACGCTGGGTCTCGACCGCATCGCCGAGCTGACGCACTTCGCCTGCACGAGCGAGGACATCAACTCCGCCTCCTACGCGCTCACCGTCAAGCGCGCCGTCGAGGAGGTCTGGCTGCCCGCGCTCGACACCGTGATCGCGAAGCTGCGCGAACTCGCATCCGAGCACGCCGACGCCGCCATGCTGTCGCGCACGCACGGCCAGCCCGCGACGCCGTCGACCATGGGCAAGGAGCTCGCCGTCTTCGCATGGCGGCTGGAGCGCGTGCGCGCGCAGATCGCGGCGTCCGACTACCTCGCCAAGTTCTCGGGCGCGACCGGCACCTGGTCGGCGCACCTCGCTGCGGATCCGGATGCCGACTGGCCGACCATCGCGCGGGAGTACATCGAGGGTCTGGGTCTCGGGTTCAACCTGCTGACCACGCAGATCGAGTCGCACGACTGGCAGGTGGAGCTGTACGACCGGGTGCGGCACGCCGGCGGCATCCTGCACAATCTCGCGACCGACATCTGGACGTACATCTCGCTCGGGTACTTCGCGCAGATCCCCGTCGCCGGTGCGACCGGCTCGTCGACCATGCCGCACAAGATCAACCCGATCCGCTTCGAGAACGCCGAGGCGAACCTCGAGATCTCGGGCGCCCTGCTCGCATCGCTCGGCCAGACGCTGGTGACGAGCCGGCTGCAGCGCGACCTCACCGACTCGACGACGCAGCGCAACATCGGCGTCGCGTTCGGTCACTCGCTGCTCGCGCTCGACAACCTGCGCCGCGGCCTCAACGCGATCTCGCTGTCGCGCGACGTGCTTCTCGCCGACCTCGACGTCAACTGGGAGGTCCTCGCCGAGGCCATCCAGACCGTGATCCGCGCCGAGGTCGTCGCCGGCCGCTCCACCATCCAGGACCCGTACGCGCTGCTCAAGGAGCTCACCCGCGGGCACCGGGTCGGGGCAGAGGACCTCGCCGCTTTCGTCGAGACGCTCGAGATCGGGGATGCCGCGAAGCAGCGCCTCCTGGCGCTGACGCCCGCGACGTACACCGGCATCGCCGAGCAGCTCGCACGATGA
- a CDS encoding low molecular weight protein-tyrosine-phosphatase — protein MTSEDPFRVIFVCTGNICRSPMAEIVFRDLAERQGLGSRIVSRSAGTGDWHVGERADHRTIDALARRDYDGSQHRAKQFTYASFAENDLVVALDRTHERVLREWARDEDEEGKVTLLLAFDPTAPSPDVPDPYYAGPEMFDSVLGMIETATRGLFRQLEPALRQPRSPRGIGARSGGLP, from the coding sequence GTGACATCTGAAGATCCCTTCCGCGTGATCTTCGTGTGTACGGGGAACATCTGCCGCTCCCCGATGGCCGAGATCGTCTTCCGCGATCTCGCCGAACGCCAGGGACTCGGGTCGCGCATCGTGTCGCGCAGCGCCGGCACCGGCGACTGGCACGTGGGCGAACGCGCCGACCATCGCACGATCGACGCCCTCGCCCGCCGCGACTACGACGGCTCGCAGCACCGGGCCAAGCAGTTCACGTACGCGTCGTTCGCCGAGAACGACCTCGTCGTCGCGCTCGACCGCACGCACGAGCGGGTGCTGCGCGAATGGGCGCGCGACGAGGACGAGGAGGGCAAGGTCACGCTGCTGCTCGCCTTCGACCCGACCGCGCCGTCACCCGATGTGCCCGACCCGTACTACGCCGGCCCCGAGATGTTCGATTCGGTGCTCGGTATGATCGAGACGGCGACCCGCGGGCTGTTCCGCCAGCTCGAGCCGGCTCTTCGCCAGCCCCGCTCGCCCCGAGGGATCGGGGCCCGATCAGGAGGACTCCCCTGA
- a CDS encoding phage holin family protein, whose protein sequence is MRFIIRVVVNAFALWVVTLIPVLQVTITAFPPGETLQLVLTLLAVAAIFALVNTIIGTVVKIVAFPLYIITFGLIGFVINGFLLWLTAWITSGFGWGLTVGSFWWGVLAALIISVINGVFNFILRPQRRKSRRD, encoded by the coding sequence ATGCGCTTCATCATCCGAGTCGTCGTCAACGCGTTCGCCCTGTGGGTCGTCACGCTGATCCCCGTGCTGCAGGTCACGATCACGGCGTTCCCTCCGGGCGAGACGCTGCAGCTCGTGCTGACCCTGCTGGCCGTCGCCGCGATCTTCGCGCTGGTGAACACCATCATCGGCACCGTCGTCAAGATCGTCGCCTTCCCGCTGTACATCATCACGTTCGGGCTGATCGGCTTCGTGATCAACGGCTTCCTGCTGTGGCTAACCGCCTGGATCACGAGCGGCTTCGGATGGGGCCTCACGGTCGGCTCGTTCTGGTGGGGTGTGCTCGCCGCGCTGATCATCTCGGTGATCAACGGCGTGTTCAACTTCATCCTGCGCCCGCAGCGCCGCAAGTCCCGCCGGGACTGA
- a CDS encoding type II toxin-antitoxin system death-on-curing family toxin produces the protein MTEYIEPEQALAVIAKLGLHVRDEGLLFSALARPSAGMFGTDAYPTFEGKAAALISSLAQNHSLFDGNKRIPLVLTFIFIRMNGFDLTFTNDEAFDFVLDVAQSRIDLEQIAAIVAAHVRSR, from the coding sequence GTGACGGAGTACATAGAGCCCGAGCAGGCTCTCGCGGTCATTGCGAAGCTCGGTCTGCACGTCCGCGACGAGGGCCTGCTCTTCTCGGCGTTGGCGCGGCCCTCAGCCGGGATGTTCGGCACGGACGCATATCCGACGTTCGAGGGCAAGGCGGCGGCGCTGATCAGTTCGCTGGCCCAGAACCATTCGCTGTTCGACGGAAACAAGCGAATCCCCCTCGTCCTGACCTTCATCTTCATCCGCATGAACGGGTTCGACCTGACCTTCACGAACGACGAAGCCTTCGACTTCGTGCTCGACGTCGCGCAGAGCCGGATCGACCTGGAGCAGATTGCGGCGATCGTTGCCGCGCACGTCCGATCCCGGTGA
- a CDS encoding ribbon-helix-helix protein, CopG family, with amino-acid sequence MAMTVRLPEELDAQLEAIARARHTSKHAVLIEAATRFANSESKTDRVLSLTDEITDRYADTIRRLEDA; translated from the coding sequence ATGGCTATGACGGTGCGACTTCCGGAAGAACTCGACGCGCAGCTCGAGGCTATCGCTCGCGCTCGGCACACCTCGAAGCACGCGGTGCTCATCGAGGCCGCGACGCGCTTCGCCAACAGCGAGTCGAAGACGGATCGCGTGTTGTCGCTGACCGACGAGATCACGGATCGGTATGCCGACACCATCCGACGACTCGAAGACGCATAG